Below is a window of Desulfuromonadaceae bacterium DNA.
TGCTGAGCGCTCACCTTTTTCTGGCGTCGGCAAGCCCGAAGCGCTGAAGCATGGTTTGTCGGGCTATTGGTCCAGACGAATCAACGATGAGCACAGAATCGTTTATAAAGTTGATGGCGCGGCTGTATTTATTGCTC
It encodes the following:
- a CDS encoding type II toxin-antitoxin system YoeB family toxin, coding for MKHGLSGYWSRRINDEHRIVYKVDGAAVFIA